Genomic segment of Callithrix jacchus isolate 240 chromosome 9, calJac240_pri, whole genome shotgun sequence:
cgggaggcggaggttgcagtgaactgagatcgaactccagcctgggcaacaagagtgaaactcttgtctcaaaaaaaaaaaaaaaaaaaaatactaatcttTTGGGTAGAACATCAGTTGAAAGTTCAGAAGACATACTCTGTCCCAGCAATTTTGTGATTCTAAGTAAATTGTGACGTTTCCTGGAAAGATTAGACTCACCCCTTACTGCCTGCAGCAGTATGGTTTCTGTGGAGGTGAGTGAGAATTACTGTGTTCCTTGGGAAAATATACTATATAATGCGGACGTGCTGTTTACCCAGCAGGCTTCCAACTCAGAATAGAATAGATGGGTAAGCTTAGTCTGTTCCCACTGGAGCTGGCAGCACTTAATTCAGGAAGAAAGCCCTACTGAAGTTAGTGGGTTTAAAGGTCATTCACAAGAAAAGCACACGCATATACATACATGACATCAGCGGAAcggaagaaaacagtaaaaaaactatttttgctCTCAAAAGATCTTACAGTCAGTAATTTGGAGGGACTTGACAAACATGTAAATGAAAAGAGCTGGCTGTAGGGATATGGATAAAGAGATACCTGCCTACCTGCTGATAAATATGGATGGATTGACTGTGAGGAGCTGTGTAACCCTGTCTAGACCAAGTAGGAGGACAGACTTCAGAACTGGTAAATCTGTATTGTGTGCTCATGGATATTTTCAGTCTTTAATCGTTCCTGTCAAAGCCCTGACTTTTCCTCTAGCCTTAGGGATTTCAAGTACTAGAAAATGGGTCCTTTATGGGGCTCTAAAAAATGAAGTTCTACAATTTGGGGCTACCTAGGTTTAGTCTTGGGATTGGTAGGGCTGTATTCCTTTGTATTATAGAATGGGACATTCTTCTTCTACCTACTCTGATGTGAGAAAAGATTCTTTTCATATCCCTGTGACTGATCCAGGCCCTCTGAGAATTCTCCCTACCAACTTCTGAGGAGAATATAGCAAAGTGTAGAagaaagagcatgggctttgaaGTCACAGACATGGGTTTGATTCTCGTTGTCACTGGTTCCTCACTGTGTGAGGTTGGACTAGTCACAATCACaatctttgagcctcagttccctcatttaTATAATGAGGGTAATAATGTTTACCTTTCAGGGTTGgttgtaaatattaaatgaaatcatgtatgtGAAGGGCTTGATATAAAGTACTCAGTAAATTAATActtcaatgtctttttttttttttttgagacggagtctcactgtttcccagactggagtgcaatggcatgatcttggctcactgcaacctctgtctcccaggttcaagtgatttgcttgcctcagcctcctgagtagctggcattaacAGGCatatggcaccatgcctggctgggtttcaccatgttggcttcaCTGCTctttaacttctgacctcaagtgatctggccacctgggcctcccaaagctctgggattacaggtgtgagccactgcgcctggcttcatttctttatgttcctgagtcgctgggattataggcatacgcccccatgcccagctaatttttatatttttgtaaggcTCCGTGGAATGTGTATGTTCACAAATATCCTTTAGGGATCATGAAAGGTGAAACAGTGTGATCTCCTGGATTGAGGCTTGTAGGTACATCTGAATTGTCTGCCCTCTACAGAGATGAAAGAGATTTTACTTCGAGCAGAATCTCCCTCCCTCTTAGGGAGCTAAGGTAGCCCATGGGGTAGGCCAGCAATGTCTTGTGGTATCTGTACCTCTTGGCCTAAAGGCTTAGCGCTGGGCCACTTGCTCAGTTCTCTGACAAGCACAATAGTATTCCCTTGTCACTCTGTTCTCCCAGTTGGAGACTGTGATGGTTTCCTTCTAACAGGTTTCAGCGAAGACAGATCCTGTTCCAGGTGCCTACACTGGAAACTTGGAGATCCTGCTTCCCAGACCACAGCTGTGGGGAACTTGGGGCAGAGCAGAGAAGTTTCTGTATTCAGCTGCCCAGGCAGAGGAGAATGGGGTCTCCACAGCCTGAAGAATGAAGACACGACAGAATAAAGACTCGGTAAGAGCTAAAATGAGAGACGGGAAAGATGAGGGGCGGGGCAGGCAAGCTAGTAGGAAGGGTCTAGAGAAGAACAAATAATGTGCACCATACAGTTAGGTGCAATGTAAAGAACAGTGTTacctgcctccttcctcctcccgcAGATGTCAATGAGGAGTGGACGGAAGAAAGAGGCCCCTGGGCCCCGGGAAGAACTGAGATCGAGGGGCCGGGCCTCCCCTGGAGGGGTCAGCACATCCAGCAGTGATGGCAAAGCTGAGAAGTCCAGGCAGACAGCCAAGGTATTCTGTCCTCAGATCTTCCCACAGGATGCCCAGGCACTGGGGCTAAGGGTGTGTGTGCTGTAGGGAAAACTTCCTGTTTGGCAGAGGGTAATGGTGGAGCTTGGGAGGTAGAGAAGAGACaggaattttctctttctctctcacagaaGGCCCGAGTAGAGGAAGCCTCCACCCCAAAGGTCAACAAGCAGGGCCGGAGTGAGGAGATCTCAGAGAGTGAAAGTGAGGAGACCAGCGCACCAAAAAAGACCAAAACTGAGGTGGGAGACCCTTGCAGCCATTCTCACTCATCTTGTGACCATTCTTTTCTCAGACCTCCTTATCTTCACTATTCCTACCTTGATCTCTCCTGGGGTAGAAGAGAAAGGCCAGACCCTAGTGCTTGTTAGAGCAGTTCTATCTATAATATGCCAGACAGATCCTTAGAGCTTTTACAGACCACCAGATGACCAGGCAGGGCCAAAGGGGACCAGAAGAGTTGGGAGATTCTAGCCTCTGGGTGAGAAGTCTCAGTGGGAGGAACAAATAAATCTTAAGGAAAATGCAGAAgtgatctttcttttttgttgttgtttttttttgtttgtttgtttgtttttgagacagagttttgctctgttgcccagggtggagtacagtggcacagtctcagctcactgcaacctctacctccccggttcaagcaattgttgtgcctcagcctcctgaatagtggggattataggcataagccaccatgcccagctaatttttatatttttagtagagacaggttttgccatgttggccaggctggtctggaactcgtggcctcaggtgatctgcctgccttggcctcccgaagtgctgggattacaggtgtgaacctctgCCTGACCAGAAGTGGTCTTTCTAAGAACCAAGGGCTTAGGGGATGGAGGATGTTTGGttaaagaggtggttatgagatAGTGGAAGACATATTTGGAGTCCGACGTGGGTAGAGACAAGGTGCTTAAGATGGACCCTAGAGGAAGGAATAGGGTTTTACAGGAAGGAAACAAGACTGGCTGCTAGGGAGCAGTCAAGAATGTGGGGAGAGTGGGAAATCCCCAGGTGGCAAGAGGTGGGCTTGAGCAAGAGTACTCACCACATCACAGTACAACAGTGTGCTGTGAGGGGAAGTGATTTTATGCAAGAAAGGCCCCAAATCTCAGGGAtgcaggaaagggaaagaaaaatgagctCCCCCCTTTTCTGCAGCAGGAGCTTCCTCGGCCACAGTCTCCCTCTGATCTGGATAGCTTGGATGGGCGGAGCCTCAATGATGATGGCAGCAGTGACCCTAGGGATATTGACCAGGACAACCGAAGCACATCCCCCAGCATCTACAGCCCTGGAAGTGTGGAGAATGACTCCGACTCATCTTCTGGCCTGTCCCAGGGCCCAGCCCGCCCCTACCACCCACCTccactctttcctccttcccctccaccGCCAGACAGCACCCCTCGACAGCCAGAGGCTGGCTTTGAACCCCATCCTTCTGTGACACCCACGGGATATCATGCTCCCATGGAGCCCCCCACATCTCGAATGTTCCAGGCTCCTCCTGGGGcccctccccctcacccacagcTCTATCCTGGGGGCACTGGTGGAGGAGTTTTGTCTGGACCCCCAATGGGTCCCAAGGGGGGTGGTACTGCTTCATCAGTGGGGGGCCCTAATGGGGGTAAGCAGCACCCCCCACCCACTACTCCCATTTCAGTATCAAGCTCTGGGGCTAGTGGTGCTCCCCCAACAAAGCCACCTAACACTCCAGTGGGTGGTGGGAACCTGCCTTCTGCTCCACCACCAGCCAGCTTCCCCCATGTGACACCAAACCTGCCTCCCCCACCTGCCCTGAGACCCCTCAACAATGCATCAGCCTCTCCCCCTGGCCTGGGAGCCCAACCACTACCTGGGCATCTGCCCTCTCCCCATGCCATGGGGCAGGGTATGGGTGGACTTCCTCCTGGCCCGGAGAAGGGCCCAACTCTGGCTCCTTCACCCCATTCTCTGCCCCCTGCTTCCTCTTCTTCTGCCCCAGCACCCCCTATGAGGTTTCCTTATTCGTCCTCTAGTAGTAGCTCTGCAGCAGCCTCCTCTTCcagttcttcctcctcttcctctgcctccccatACCCAGCTTCCCAGGCATTGCCCAGTTACCCCCACTCTTTTCCTCCCCCAACAAGCCTCTCTGTCTCCAATCAGCCCCCCAAGTATACTCAGCCTTCTCTCCCATCCCAGGCTGTGTGGAGCCAGggtcccccaccccctcctccctaTGGCCGTCTCTTAGCCAACAGCAGTGCCCATCCaggccccttccctccctctactGGGGCCCAGTCCACTGCCCACCCACCAGCCTCaacccatcaccatcaccaccagcagcaacagcagcagcaacagcagcaccATCATGGAAGCTCTGGGCCccctccacctggagcatttccCCACCCGCTGGAGGGCGGTAGCTCCCATCACGCGCACCCTTATGCCATGTCTCCCTCCCTGGGATCTCTGAGGCCCTACCCACCAGGGCCAGCACACCTGCCCCCACCTCACAGCCAGGTGTCCTACAGCCAAGCAGGCCCCAATGGCCCTCCAGTCTCTTCCTCTTCCAACTCTTCCTCTTCCACTTCTCAAGGGTCCTACCCATGttcccacccctccccttcccagggCCCTCAAGGGGCGCCCTACCCCTTCCCACCGGTGCCTACGGTCACCACCTCTTCGGCTACCCTTTCCACGGTCATTGCCACCGTGGCTTCCTCGCCAGCAGGCTATAAAACAGCCTCCCCACCCGGGCCCCCACCGTACGGAAAGAGAGCCCCTTCCCCGGGGACCTACAAGACAAACACCCCACCGGGATACAAGCCTGGGTCGCCTCCCTCCTTCCGAACGGGGACCCCACCGGGCTATCGAGGCACCTCGCCACCTGCAGGCCCAGGGACCTTCAAGCCGGGCTCGCCCACCGTGGGACCTGGGGCCCTGCCACCGGCGGGGCCCTCAGGCGTGCCATCTCTGCCACCACCACCTGCGGCCCCTGCCTCTGGGCCGCCCCTGAGCGCCACACAGATCAAACAGGAGCCGGCTGAAGAGTATGAGACACCCGATAGCCCGGTGCCCCCAGCCCGCAGCCCCTCGCCCCCTCCCAAGGTGGTAGATGTGCCCAGCCATGCCAGTCAGTCTGCCAGGTGAGCGGCCAGCTGGGGCGGAGGTGGGCCTGGAAAGGGGACGACAATGCAGTGATGGAGTAGCAGGGAGGGGCCTTGCGCTGGTGTAGTGTTTTACAAAACGCGGCTTGTGAGGCCGGCGACAGCTCAGTCTGCCGGGGTGATTTTGAGGCGGGGGCTGCAAGCGCTTGCTGGGTCCGGGGCGCCGCGGGCTCAACTGAGCATCTCGCACCGGCTGAGCGCGCGCTGCTTCCACGCCCGGCAGGTTCAACAAACACCTGGATCGCGGCTTCAACTCGTGCGCGCGCAGCGACCTGTACTTCGTGCCGCTGGAGGGCTCCAAGCTGGCCAAGAAACGGGCAGACCTGGTGGAGAAGGTGCGGCGCGAGGCCGAGCAGCGCGCGCGCGAAGAAAAGGAGCGCGAGCGCGAGCGGGAACGCGAGAAGGAGCGCGAGCGCGAGAAGGAGCGCGAGCTTGAACGCAGCGTGGTGAGTACGTCGCGGCCTGCGCCACCGCCTTCTTTCCCTCCGCTGCGCagcggggctggggctggggctggggctggggctggggctggggctgggtgggtGGCCAGTTGTGTCGCCACCTGTCGGAGGGGAGGTACCACTGCAGCCAGGGAAATGGAGCCTCAAAGGATTTCAGCGAGAGCACTCCACATTCCTGGGATGCGGGGGAGGCATGCACAGGTGGGACTACCTGTGAGTCCCAAGAAGGGCAAATGTCCGGGAGGAGGGTCGCAGTTAAGTTCCAGGTAGGCAGAGATTTAGTGAGGTGAGGCATTTTGGCATTCAGCTGTCAGACAAATGAGCAGCTTGAAACCAGACACTTCTTTCCTTAACTGCGGCTTTGACTCCACTTTTCCCTCTACCCCACAGAAATTGGCTCAGGAGGGCCGTGCTCCGGTGGAATGCCCATCTCTGGGCCCAGTGCCCCATCGCCCTCCATTTGAACCGGGCAGTGCAGTGGCTACAGTGCCCCCCTACCTGGGTCCAGACACTCCAGCCCTGCGCACTCTCAGTGAATATGCCCGGCCTCATGTCATGTCTCCTGGCAATCGCAACCATCCATTCTACGTGCCCCTGGGGGCAGTGGACCCGGGGCTACTGGGTTACAACGTCCCGGCCCTGTACAGCAGTGATCCAGCTGCCAGGGAGAGGGAACGGGAAGCCCGTGAACGAGACCTCCGCGACCGTCTCAAGCCTGGCTTCGAGGTGAAGCCTAGTGAGCTGGAACCCCTACACGGGGTCCCTGGGCCAGGCTTGGATCCCTTTCCCCGACATGGGGGCCTAGCTCTGCAGCCTGGCCCACCCGGCCTGCACCCTTTCCCTTTTCATCCAAGCCTGGGGCCCCTGGAGCGAGAGCGTCTAGCTCTGGCAGCTGGGCCAGCCCTGCGGCCTGACATGTCCTATGCTGAGCGGCTGGCAGCTGAGAGGCAGCATGCAGAAAGGGTGGCGGCCCTGGGCAATGACCCACTGGCCCGACTGCAGATGCTCAATGTGACtccccatcaccaccagcacTCCCACATCCACTCGCACCTGCACCTGCACCAGCAAGATGCTATCCATGCAGGTGAGACCCCTCATTCCTTGCCCTGCCCTGTGGGGCCACCTTCCATGCTGTCATGACTGGGCTCTTCTGTTCTTCTGGCCAAGACTTCCCTCCTCTATCCTGACATGAATCTTTCCTGAGATCGCTGCACTGATACTTGCCTTCCTGACATTCTCTCAGCCTTCTCTCCTGGTGGCATCACCTGGCCACAGAGTCTGTATTCCCCATGCCCCAGTCTTCTCCGTAGTCTAATATCCTACCTGTGACAGGCCCAGGTGTGGGAGCCTTTGAAGGACACACCTTTCTGTCCTCACAGCCCCATTACCCCAAGCCCTTCACAaacttactttttttgagacatgatctcactctggctggagtgcaatggcacaatcacagctcactgcagcctcgacttgcaggctaaagtgatcctcctacctcagcctctggagtagctgggaccacaggcgcgtgccaccaagcctggctagtttttgtatatttatttatttatttttgttttattttttttagagacagggtttcaccatgttgaccagactggtctcgaactttggacctcaggtgatccgcccgcctcggcctcccaaagtgctgggattacaggcgtgagccaccgcccccagcctagtttttgtatttttggtagagatggggttttgtcatctcggccaggctggtctcaaattcttgagctcaaagtgatctacccacatcagtctcccaaagtcctaggattacagacgtgagccaccgcgccagaccCACAGacctattttctcatttctctggattcaatttttttttttttttgagacggagttttgcactagttacccaggctggagtgcaatggtgtgatctcagctcatggcaatctccgcctcctgggttcaggcaattctcctgcctcagcctcccgagtagctgggattacaggcacgtgccaccgtgcccagctaattttttgtatttttagtagagacggggtttcaccatgttggccaggctggtctcgaactcctgacctcaggggatccacctgcctcaacctcccaaagtgctgggattacaggcctgagccactgcacctggcttcttcCTGTCTTATTTCCTAAAATTCTATCATCTTCCACCTCCTTTAAGCagtctgtctctccctttctctctcctcataCTCTTCTAGTGACTGTAATCTCCTGTCCTCTGTCATCCATATGCCCTTACTCCAGTAGGACTCATCCTGTCCTCCCCCCAGGCCTCTAGTTCTTCCACTCTGCCTTTGTTCCACTTTGGAGCTCCTTGTGTTTGTCCGTCTCACTTCCCAGGCTTGGATCCCTTCACCCAAATGCATGGTTTTCCCTAAACCTGCCTTCTGGTGACACCTTCCTTttctctgccctccagcctctgcctcggTGCACCCTCTCATTGACCCCCTGGCCTCAGGGTCTCACCTTACCCGGATCCCCTATCCAGCTGGGACTCTCCCTAACCCCCTTCTTCCTCACCCTCTGCACGAGAACGAAGTTCTTCGTCACCAGCTTTTTGGTAAGGATGGAGGTTTGGGTAGGGAAGCTCTAATGAGAAAAGGATAGAAAGGAGGTCTTTGGGTAGGGGGATGGGCCTAGTTGGGCTTGGGGAAGGGTGAGGAGGTGCCTAGAGGAGCTGGGCATGAGACTAGGAAAGCTGAAGCACTGCCCAAGAGAAGCGCAAGTTTTAGTGTCAGGCTAAGAGGTTCGAATCCCAGTTCTACTCTGCCACTGGCAACTTACAGAACTGGTTGTGTTACCTAACTTCTTAGTTCATTACCTTTGTATGTAAAGGGGCTGGCTATCCCCTGGTCCAGAGCAGGTACTTGGTATCCAACGGTCATGTGCCCCTTGCCCTTCCTGCTCACAGCTGCCCCTTACCGGGACCTGCCGGCCTCCCTTTCTGCCCCGATGTCAGCAGCTCATCAGCTGCAGGCCATGCACGCACAGTCCGCTGAGCTGCAGCGCTTGGCGCTGGAACAGCAGCAGTGGCTGCATGCCCATCACCCACTGCACAGTGTGCCGCTGCCTGCCCAGGAAGACTACTACAGGTAATCCAGGGTGCCCCAGCCCAGGGGACATGAGCTCAGTGAGCCTGGGAGGGGCTGTGGGCATGGTGCAGCTGGGCACTGTGCTCCTGCGGGGAGGGAACCCCTCCTCTCCCAACCCCTTGGGTAAGAGGGGGCAAGGTCAGGGTTGGTCTCAAGTCTCTTACCTCTCTGCTGTGCACCGCCCCTTCTCTAGTCACCTGAAGAAGGAAAGCGACAAGCCACTGTAGAAGCTGCGATCAAGAGAGCACCATGGCTCCTACATCGAACCTTGGAGCACTTCccaccctcccccccaccccgcccttgGCCTGCCACCAAGAGCCAAGAGGGTGCTGCTCAGTtgctggacagagggagggagggacggagggacggacagacagacagaaggccaaggccaggcctggtgtggtgggtgTGGTGTGCAGAGGTGGAGAGGTGGTGAAGGTGGGGACAGAAAGTGCACAGAATCTTGGACCAGGTCTCTCTTCCTTGTCCCCCCTGCTTTTCTCCTCCCCCAcgcccaacccccacccccacccccccccccccgtggCCGCCACCCCTCCCCCGCCCCGTTGGTGTGATGATTTCATCTGTTAGATGTGGCTGTTTTGCGTAGCATCGTGTGCCACCCGTGCCCCTCCCCAATCCCTGTGTGCGCGCCCCCTCTGCAATGTATGCCCCTTGCCCTTTCCCcacattaataatttatatatataaatatctatatgaCGCTCTTAAAAAAACATCCCaaccaaaaccaaccaaacaaaacatcCTCACAACGCCCCAGGAACATGGCTGTGACTGGTTCTTTGCGGGATGTGGGGGTGAGGCTGGATTTCAGTGCAGTGGTACCTAAAGAGAACTGTGTAGCCGGGATCTGGCAGGAAAGTGGGAAGGGACCAGACCTCCTTAGGGAACTTGGTGTGGGGGCCGGAAAGAATTGGAGAGAGGATCCCTGAAGAGCCCAGAGCCTTGACTCAGCTGGAGGTGGTACACCACGGGTGCTCGTGCTCCCTCCTGCCCCAAGGCTGGGAAGTCAAGATACTGGAGGCCTCAGCCGggactgtggttcatgcctgtgatcccagcacgttgggaggctgaggccggtggattgcttgaccccaggagttggaaaccagtttgggcaacatagagaacccccatcttaaaaaaaacaagtcagccaggtgttgtggcgcccatgtggtcccagctacccaggagactgaggtgggagcatcacctgccggtcgaggctgcagtgaatcatggtcgcaccacagtactccagcctgggcgatagagcaaggccctatctcaaaagaaaccCCAACCAGCCAAACCCTGGAGGCCGGAGACAGGCCCACCTCTAACGTGGTCAGGTCTGGGAATTTATTCAGACGTTCCCGTTACGGGTCTTACTGCTAGGAGCCACCGGACTCCTCTGGAACAAAGGTTTCAGAGTCCTGAATCCTTTCCGTGGAATACTTTACGAAACGGCTATAAAGCGCGGTGTGGGGTTGGCTGGTTTTAATAGGTCCAGGCGATTAGTACCTGGCAACCTTAACCGCCCTACAGTTTGAGAGGGGAGTGGGTGATAATCTCAAAAGCCTGGAAGAGGGGAAATCGGGCCGGGCGTTATGCTCTGTCGCCCGTCAGTAGGCAAGGCCATTTTGGGAAAGCGCGAGAACGCCTTTTGCTCTGGGCTTTTGCAGCCGAATCCAAGTCTCCGGCTTTAAAAACGAAGGGGCTGTGACTGCCTCTTCTCAACCAATCAGCATT
This window contains:
- the ATN1 gene encoding atrophin-1 isoform X2, whose protein sequence is MKTRQNKDSMSMRSGRKKEAPGPREELRSRGRASPGGVSTSSSDGKAEKSRQTAKKARVEEASTPKVNKQGRSEEISESESEETSAPKKTKTEELPRPQSPSDLDSLDGRSLNDDGSSDPRDIDQDNRSTSPSIYSPGSVENDSDSSSGLSQGPARPYHPPPLFPPSPPPPDSTPRQPEAGFEPHPSVTPTGYHAPMEPPTSRMFQAPPGAPPPHPQLYPGGTGGGVLSGPPMGPKGGGTASSVGGPNGGKQHPPPTTPISVSSSGASGAPPTKPPNTPVGGGNLPSAPPPASFPHVTPNLPPPPALRPLNNASASPPGLGAQPLPGHLPSPHAMGQGMGGLPPGPEKGPTLAPSPHSLPPASSSSAPAPPMRFPYSSSSSSSAAASSSSSSSSSSASPYPASQALPSYPHSFPPPTSLSVSNQPPKYTQPSLPSQAVWSQGPPPPPPYGRLLANSSAHPGPFPPSTGAQSTAHPPASTHHHHHQQQQQQQQQHHHGSSGPPPPGAFPHPLEGGSSHHAHPYAMSPSLGSLRPYPPGPAHLPPPHSQVSYSQAGPNGPPVSSSSNSSSSTSQGSYPCSHPSPSQGPQGAPYPFPPVPTVTTSSATLSTVIATVASSPAGYKTASPPGPPPYGKRAPSPGTYKTNTPPGYKPGSPPSFRTGTPPGYRGTSPPAGPGTFKPGSPTVGPGALPPAGPSGVPSLPPPPAAPASGPPLSATQIKQEPAEEYETPDSPVPPARSPSPPPKVVDVPSHASQSARFNKHLDRGFNSCARSDLYFVPLEGSKLAKKRADLVEKVRREAEQRAREEKEREREREREKEREREKERELERSVKLAQEGRAPVECPSLGPVPHRPPFEPGSAVATVPPYLGPDTPALRTLSEYARPHVMSPGNRNHPFYVPLGAVDPGLLGYNVPALYSSDPAAREREREARERDLRDRLKPGFEVKPSELEPLHGVPGPGLDPFPRHGGLALQPGPPGLHPFPFHPSLGPLERERLALAAGPALRPDMSYAERLAAERQHAERVAALGNDPLARLQMLNVTPHHHQHSHIHSHLHLHQQDAIHAASASVHPLIDPLASGSHLTRIPYPAGTLPNPLLPHPLHENEVLRHQLFAAPYRDLPASLSAPMSAAHQLQAMHAQSAELQRLALEQQQWLHAHHPLHSVPLPAQEDYYSHLKKESDKPL
- the ATN1 gene encoding atrophin-1 isoform X1, translated to MKTRQNKDSMSMRSGRKKEAPGPREELRSRGRASPGGVSTSSSDGKAEKSRQTAKKARVEEASTPKVNKQGRSEEISESESEETSAPKKTKTEQELPRPQSPSDLDSLDGRSLNDDGSSDPRDIDQDNRSTSPSIYSPGSVENDSDSSSGLSQGPARPYHPPPLFPPSPPPPDSTPRQPEAGFEPHPSVTPTGYHAPMEPPTSRMFQAPPGAPPPHPQLYPGGTGGGVLSGPPMGPKGGGTASSVGGPNGGKQHPPPTTPISVSSSGASGAPPTKPPNTPVGGGNLPSAPPPASFPHVTPNLPPPPALRPLNNASASPPGLGAQPLPGHLPSPHAMGQGMGGLPPGPEKGPTLAPSPHSLPPASSSSAPAPPMRFPYSSSSSSSAAASSSSSSSSSSASPYPASQALPSYPHSFPPPTSLSVSNQPPKYTQPSLPSQAVWSQGPPPPPPYGRLLANSSAHPGPFPPSTGAQSTAHPPASTHHHHHQQQQQQQQQHHHGSSGPPPPGAFPHPLEGGSSHHAHPYAMSPSLGSLRPYPPGPAHLPPPHSQVSYSQAGPNGPPVSSSSNSSSSTSQGSYPCSHPSPSQGPQGAPYPFPPVPTVTTSSATLSTVIATVASSPAGYKTASPPGPPPYGKRAPSPGTYKTNTPPGYKPGSPPSFRTGTPPGYRGTSPPAGPGTFKPGSPTVGPGALPPAGPSGVPSLPPPPAAPASGPPLSATQIKQEPAEEYETPDSPVPPARSPSPPPKVVDVPSHASQSARFNKHLDRGFNSCARSDLYFVPLEGSKLAKKRADLVEKVRREAEQRAREEKEREREREREKEREREKERELERSVKLAQEGRAPVECPSLGPVPHRPPFEPGSAVATVPPYLGPDTPALRTLSEYARPHVMSPGNRNHPFYVPLGAVDPGLLGYNVPALYSSDPAAREREREARERDLRDRLKPGFEVKPSELEPLHGVPGPGLDPFPRHGGLALQPGPPGLHPFPFHPSLGPLERERLALAAGPALRPDMSYAERLAAERQHAERVAALGNDPLARLQMLNVTPHHHQHSHIHSHLHLHQQDAIHAASASVHPLIDPLASGSHLTRIPYPAGTLPNPLLPHPLHENEVLRHQLFAAPYRDLPASLSAPMSAAHQLQAMHAQSAELQRLALEQQQWLHAHHPLHSVPLPAQEDYYSHLKKESDKPL